The genomic segment GAAACTCTGCAGCCCGTCGCCTATTTTGACAAAGTGGTGAAAGACGTTGATGCGCGCACAGCGCTGATTGTTGATCCTATGTTAGCCACAGGGGGCACATTAATCGCTACCATCGATTTGCTCAAAGAAAAAGGCTGTCAGCATATCATGGGATTGTTTTTGGTCGCGGCACCTGAAGGTATTGAAGCGGTGATCAGCAAGCATCCAGATGTGGACATTTACACAGCAGCGGTAGATGAAAAACTTAATGAACATGGTTATATTTTGCCTGGTCTAGGCGATGCTGGTGACAAAATATTTGGCACTCGGTAACGTTTAAAATGGGCTAGCGGCAATGGACCTAACCATTGCCCTAATAATCCAGCCGTATTTAATCAGCGCTTCATTTCCCTCAGCCCTTTGAATATCCGTTTTAAAGTGTATCGACCAACCAATCAACCGTTTGCTTAATTAGCCGTTCGTCATAATTACGATTCTGCTCAAATGTGTTGAATATATGATCGGCACCCTGAATGACCCGCGCTTCTGCAACGGCCGATGAGGTTAAAGGAAATAAATGTTTTTCAATGGGTTGCACGTAATCTTCACTGCCTCGAATTGACAGCAGAGCGCCTTGATACGCACTCACATTGTGATAAATATCATGGCCCATCATCCCCAACACATGCTCTTTGGTTACTGTCAGTGTTTCCCATGTGGGTACTTTCACCTCACCTGATTCGAGTACTTCACGCATTTGTTCAGGTGATAAAATACTTTGTCCCACTAATGCTGGGTCGCCTGCACTTGACCAAAGAACCACACTATTAATATCGGCTGGGTGCAACCCCATTAACTTTATTGCCGTTGCTCCGCCAAGGCTAAATCCCACCACACCTGTGGGAATATCAGGATATTGCAGGCGTAAAAAGGCCAGCCCTGCCTCAGCATCTACAACTCGGGACGCAAACGTGCTAGTTAAGCGAAAGCCATTTTTTGCCCCTTCGCTTTCACCGCGTATATTAATTCTCAGCGACGCTATCTGATGGCTAGCTAGCTGAGCCGCTAGGCGTTTGTACATATCACCCACTTCATTCATATTTCCTGCCCAACCATGAATGAGTAACACGCTGGCCTTTGGTTGAGTATTGTCCTGACCTTGTCTCTGACCTTGTCCTTGGGCTTGTGTATAGGTCGCTTGCATCGAGTTGGCTAGGGTGATCACGCGCTCTGATACGATGTTAGCGCTTGCAGTAAAGCACACCACAAAGAGCAACAACACACTGGCAAACGGTTTAATCATGGGGTGGGGTAACAACTATTCATTCCTTGTTAAATGCGCTACTTCCAAGGTTATAAAATGCTTTTAGCGTGGGCGGCAAAAGCAGGCGCTTGCATAAAGCCAGTCACCCGAGATCCATTGATTTCATTGCCTTGGGTATCAAAGAACAAAATAGTAGGAAGACCCAAGATGGAAAAATGCTCTTGAAATGCAATATTGGTTGCTGTGTTATCGGTTAAGTCAATTTGCATCCACACTGTATTACTTAGAGCATCAACCACTTGCGCATCAGGAAAGGTATACTTTTCAAATTCCTTACATGCCACACACCAATCTGCATATAAGTCGACCATGACGGTTTTACCTTGGGCATTAGCCACAGCTAACTTCTGCTCAAAGTCTTTTAGGTCTTTAACGACTAAAAAGGTAGGGTGGCTTTGCTGATCATGACTGGTATTTGTTAGCGTCTGGGGGAAAAGTGTTTGATAACCATACATAGCAGATGCAAATAGGCCGATAAAAATAACGAGTGCACGTATTCCTTTGGCAAAGCTGACGTGGCTAGCTTGGTTCATTACATAAAAATAGCTAAAAGTCACTAAACCTAACAGCGACCATAGTATGTCCGTTATCAGGTGATTGACTAAGCGTTCCACGAACATTAACGCCACAGCAAGCATCATAAAACCAAACGTCACTTTGATTATGTTCATCCACGCGCCCGCTTTAGGTAGTAACTTTCCACCCGTTATACCAAATAATATTAGCGGTATACCCATCCCCAAGCTTAATGCATACAAGGCACTGAAACCCAGTAGCAAATCACCACTTTGTGCGATATACAATAGAATCCCAGTTAAGGGCGCGGTGGTGCATGGCGACGCAACCAAGCCCGATATTGCCCCCATGAGCAATACACCGAAATAGCTGCCACTTTTCTGTTTATTACTCATACCATTGAGCTTTTCTTGCCAGCGAGAAGGCAATTGCAATTCATAGGCGCCAAACATGACCATTGCGAGTAATACAAAAATTACGATCAGCACGCCTAAAATGATTGGGTGTTGTAGTGCGGCCTGAAATTTCACACCCGCTGATGCCACAACTAAACCAAGCAAAGAATAAGTGAGCGCCATACCTTGTACGTACACAAAGGACAAAATAAATGCCCGCGAGGTGCTTATTCCCTTCCCTTGACCGATCACAATACCCGATAAAATCGGATACATAGGAAATACGCATGGGGTAAAGGCCAAACCAACACCCAATGCCAAGAAGATTAATAACACCCAAACCAGGCTTTGTTCACCTGTCAGTAAATCGGCTAATTCGAATTGCTGAGAGACAGATTTACCAGCCGTGCTGTTTGCGCCGATTAACGTAGATTCGCCGCCTGCGGCAGTTTGTGTTCCACTCACAGCGTTTAAATAAACGACTTGTGTGGTCGGGGGGTAACATAAGCCTGCTTCGGCGCAGCCTTGATAGCGGATTTTAACCGCTGAATCATCACTTGATTGTAAAATTGGATACGACACGGAAACGCTGTGATGATAAACCTCTTGGGGCTCATCAAAAAACTCATCTTCCTTCATTTCCCCTTTCGGAAAAGTAGGCTCACCTAAGGTGGCATTTTTAGAAACAGCTTTAAATTGTTGCTGGTAAAGATAATAGTCGTCAGCTATGTCCCATGTCACGATAAGTTCGTTACCGTTTTGCACGTAATCGAACACAAAAGCCTGATCTACCTTTAAAAACTCAGGTTCATTGCTAAATAAAGAATCAAAAGCATTGTCTTGGCCTAAACTAGATAGCGACCACAAAGACAGACTTAATAGCAGGAAAAACGATTGTATTAACTTCATTAAAAACGACTTCTTTATTTCAGTACAACTGTAGAACTAGAATAAGGGAATACCATCAACAATGCATTAGGCATCCACCAATAGGCCAATATAGACCTTATCAGAGCGTGATGTCTTTCAAAAATACGATAATCAATCACAGCTTACCACTAAGTGGTGCAGCAATGAGCAGTTGCCATACTTTGTAACACTGTTACCCTTGGTTATCGGCCTTTCGACGCCATTATATTCATTCATATCGTAATTAAAGAGACAGTTTTGGGTAAATTATTTTTATTGTTCGTTTTGCTACCAATCATCGAAATATCACTGTTAATCAGTGTTGGCGAGCAAATTGGTGGCTGGAATACAGTCGCAATCGTGGTCGCAACAGCGATGATAGGCTCTTACTTGGTTCGCCAGCAAGGCATCAGCACGCTGATTCATGCACAACAAAAAATGCAGCAAGGCACTATTCCCGGCCAAGAAGTTGCCGAGGGATTACTATTGGTAATCGCTGGGGTTATGTTGGTTACCCCAGGTTTTGTTACAGATGCATTAGGCTTTTTATTTTGTTTACCCATGACACGCCCGCTTATTGCCAAAGGGTTATTGGCCAAACTATCGGTTCAGGTCATTAATCAAGCACAAGGCGGCTTCAGTGGCCAGCCAGGTCAAGGATTTGGGCAACGGCCCTCTTCAAACGACGATATCATTGAAGGTGAATATGAACGCAAAGATGATAAAAAAGCGGATACGGAAAAACTAAACAAACCGGATTGATGCGATACCAATTCCATTAAATAATTGGTATTAGTTGCGAAGTTGGACTGCAAAACCAGCCAAGCTGAAAAAACATAAAAAAAAGCGGCCTGATGAGCCGCTTTTCGTTACATCTGAACTGAGATAAAACTGACCTATACGTCTACTGTGCCGCAGAAGCGATAGCCTTCACCGTGAATAGTCACGATCAACTCGTCAGCATTCACCTCTGATTCGAAGTGCTTACGAATACGTCGAATCGTTACATCAACTGTGCGGTCATTAGGGCGTAATTCACGTCCGGTCATTTCCATGATCAACTGTTCACGTGTCAATATCTTGCCTGGGTTGCTCAAGAATAAATGCAATGCGCGGAATTCACTACGAGGTAGTCTAAACTCTTTCTTGCTAGGCGAAATCAAGCTACGGCTGTCGCCATCTAGCGTCCAACCATTGAAACTTACACGACTGGGTAAGTCATCATCTTCTGCGTTATTCAAAGTACGCGTTAGCAAGTTTCTTGCTCTGATGGTTAGTTCCCGCGGATTAAAAGGCTTAGTTAAATAATCATCAGCGCCAATTTCAAGACCCAATATACGGTCTACATCGTTGTCGCGCCCAGTTAAAAATATCAAACCGATATTTTTACGATCACGCACTTCGCGAGCCAAAATCAAACCGTTTTTACCCGGAAGATTGATATCCATGATCACTAGGTTGATTGCGTGATTTTCAAAAAACTCATGCATTTCACTGCCATTCTCGGCTTCAAATACATTGTAGCCTTCTGCTTCAAACAGGCTTTTGAGTGTTGTTCTGGTAACAACTTCATCTTCTACAATTAAAATATTGGGCGTCAGCATCGTTTTCACACCATGTTAAAAAATATGGATAAAAGTTTATCAGAAAATATCTAAAAATCAGGGTTTTATCTAGATTAAATTTTAACTAGTGCAAACAACCCACCTAACTCGGCATTTATGCCCAATGTTTAGGGACTTGCGTACAACACATTGAAGATATTTTCCAGTACGAAAGTGATGTGGGGATAAAACGCCAAAAAGCAAACATTAAATATGCGCTTAATTCAAATGTGGCGCGCTCAGGGTGGCTTTCTTAACCGGGAAGACTATGGTGAATTCCACCCCATGCCCTTCTTCACTATTCAACGAAATAGAACCATTTAGTGCCTGCGTTACTAGGTTATAAACAAGATGCATACCGAGTCCACTTCCCCCCTGCCCTCGTTTGGTTGTCACAAACGGATCAAAAATACGTTTGCGCAGGTACTCAGGAATGCCTGAGCCATCATCGGTAAACAGCACACTGATTTTTTTATCTGCAATCAGTGCCACCTTTATATTAATCACACCTTGGTCTTTGTGTTCAAAACCGTGAATAATGGAATTCATGATCAAATTAATGATAATTTGATTGATCGGACCCGCTTTCGATTCGACATATAAATGTTCTGGGCAGTCGATATTAATTACATGCTTCATGCTTTTTAACTTAGGTCGCATAGAAAGCAGTATTTCATCCATCAACTTGGAGAATGAAAAAACACGGTCAATTTCTGAAGATTGGTCCACCGCAACTTGTTTAAAGCTTGATATCAGTTCGGCAGCTCGGTTCAAGTTGCGGTAAATGATATTCAGGTTTTCCTGCCCTTCTGAAATGAATTTAGAAAGAGAGCTCGCTTTTAAGGTTTTATTTTCGAAGTCTTTTTCCATCGTGGCTAAACGGTCGAGCATCATGGTGGATGCTGTGACACCCAGCCCAATGGGTGTGTTTACTTCGTGAGCAACCCCTGCCACCATGTCCCCCAACGAAGCCATTTTTTCATTTTGGACCATTTGACGCTGGAATTGATGAAGTTTTTCCAATGTTTGAATTAACTCACTGTTCGCTTCTTTTAAGGCGAGGGTGCGCTGTGTGACCTTTTCTTCAAGGCTAACATTTAGGCGCCTATGCTCTTCTTCAGCTTCGTTTTGGCGCTGCATGTGCTCTTGAGTACGTTGCATCATGGCGTTAAAAGCATCACTGAGAATATCTAATTCTTTGATGCTACTGGGCTTAGCCCGTCCTGAATAATCTTTATGCCGAGAAATACGTTGTACTAAATGCGCGAGGTTACGGATAGGCGCAGTGATGGTATTTTGTAGCTTCAACGTTAATAAAAAGCACAACAACAGAGATAGCAACAATACCCCTACGGCGATCCCAATAGAGCGAGAAATCAAACGTTCAAGACCATCGGCAGATGCGCGTACATAGGTGTATCCGAGTAATTCTCCATTATCGCGCTTTATTTCGCGGATCATTTCTACTGTGCTGCCGTCAATTGTCGGCTCTGATAGTGAATCAACACGATCAAATTTTGCATTTACGGGTGCTACGCCATCTTTATTGTAGCTTGCAAAAAACTCTAACTTGTCGTTCTCAACAAATCGGTAAATGTGTACATTCTCTAGGATATCAGACGCGCTAAGGGTGCTAAGGTTGCGTTCTTCATTGAAATTGAGTTCATCTTCGATGGTTGCAACCGCATTGCGGCTGATCAGTTCAGAGAATATATTGACGTTGTTTATCAGTTGCACTCGATAGCTACTGATTTGGCCGTATAAATTGATACTTGTTGCCATAAGCAATGCTAACGATGTAATCGCCATCACAACCCAAATAATCAGGCTTTTAATCGACAAAAAATTACTTTTAGCATGCATATATAGTGAAAATTGGACCCTAACTAAGCCTATCTTCCATATTGAGCTAAACCAGTTAAAAATGAAACAGTTAATCGCATATGAAGAGGCTTTTATTATCCTCACTGTGTTTCTATTTACGTATCAAGCGCAGCAATTCTGATTCTGACAAATCCCAATCACCAGCCAATCGACGCAGAGACACCAGTAATTTTGGGCGGCTTAACTCCTCCTCAGAGGCGCCACGTATTCCAGCAACATCGGACAAGCAAAGGCACACCATATCACCGGTTTTGACACTTAAACCTGCAATATCAATAGGTGATTTTTTATAGAGTAAATGTGGGCACATTTCGCTACGTGCTTTTGATTGCAAGCATAGCTCAGGCACGGCCTGCGCAGTAGTGCAAAATAACAGACTAATGAGTATTCCACGAAGCATCAAAATACTGGACTTACGAGCCATTAAGCTCATGCTAAGTTAACCGCCTAAGGCCGTATTATATAATGCCAAATATTGCTTAGCTGCTTGTTGCCAAGTAAAACGGCTATGCATGGCACGCATTTGTGTTTCTTTAAATCGTTGCGGGTACTCTCGGTAGAACAACAAAGCACGCTGGATACAAGCAAGTAGCGCTTCGCTATCAGGATGCTCAAACACAAAACCGGTAGCTTGTTCTGGATTGTCCGCTAAATCAGTCACTGTATCTTTAAGCCCGCCGACGCCTCGAACAATAGGTAAAGTGCCAAAAGCAAGGCTGTACATCTGATTTAAGCCACAAGGCTCGAACAAGGACGGCATTAAGAAAAAGTCGCTTCCTGCTTCGAGCATATGGGCTTTTTGTACACTAAAGGCTTCAATAAATGCGCACTTGTCAGGATGACGCTCAGCGACACCGCGCAACGTGTGGCTAATTTGCGGATCGCCAGTACCAATAATAACCAGCTGCACATTGTGCTGCATGAGCTGCTCGAGCATAGGTAAAATGTAACCAAAACCCTTTTGTTCGGTCAAGCGGCAGACCATGCCCACCATCGGAATGCCTATGTCCTGGGGCAATTGCGCCTCGCGCTGCAAGTCAATTTTACACATTTCTTTGCCGCTCATATCATCCGCGGTATAAGTTTGAATTATATTTGGGTCGTTGATTGGGTCCCATTGAGTGTAATCACAGCCATTAAGGATACCGCTCAAGTCACTGCGCCTTTGTTGAAACTCATGGTACAAATGATGAGAGCCTAAAGGCGTTAACAGCTCTTGCGCATAGTTTGGACTCACCGCATTGATTTTATGCGCGTAGCGAATGCCCATACGCACAAAATTAAGGGCATCGCCATCTAATTGCGAATGCAGTAGATAATGTGGCTGTAAAAACGGGATATCTGAAAAACGATGTGTCCCTTGATAAGCGCCATTGTGAATCGTAAACACACTACGACTGCGATCAAAGAAACCACTATCATCTATACTCATGAAATACGGTGTCAGCGCCGTATGCCAATCATTGCAATGCACTATGTCAGGTTGAAAATCTAAGGCCTTCGCGACTTGAAGCGCCCCTTGGGCAAAAAAAGCAAAACGTTCAGCGTTATCAGGGTAAGCGTGATAACTATCAGAATACAGACCATCACGAGAGAAGTAAGCAGGGTAATCTATTGCGTAAACAGGGACGTTGCCAATCTGTAAACGCTTGATGGTAAAATCGTAGGGCTTACGGCTAGCAAACAAAGTTTGTGGCTCAGCCCATTCTTCTCCTGGATGTTGCTGTGCAAGTGTCTTGTAATAAGGCATCACGATACACACCTCGTGACCCATTTCATTCAATGCGATAGGCAGGGCTTTTGCTACATCTGCCAGGCCACCGGTCTTAACCAGATCTTCAACCTCAGATACAACGAATAATACTTTCATCAACACTATACCCCATTGGTTTTTCGATTCACTGCCTTATCGGAAAATCATAGCAATGCTGATTAACGTGAAATCAAAGACATACATTTACTCTGTTAGGGCTTTAATATAACTGCAATCAACGGCGACAACAATAAACACTAAATTTGCTTGTTTCTTTTAAGAACTGCACTGATTTGAATTGTTTTTCGAGTTCATCTGCATAGCGCAGAAATTTGTTTGCCACTAAAATTAAGCTGCCTCGGTCCTGTAAATGGTTTTTAAGCTGCTGCATAAAACCTTCCGTCACCGAATAATCTGTTTTTATACCAGTGTGAAACGGAGGATTAGTAAACACTTGGGCAAACTTCCCTGTTAACGATCGCAAGCCGTTCGAAGGAATAACCTGAGCTTTTATACCATTTAACTGTGCAGTTATTTGCGAACAATAAATAGCTAAGGCACTCACATCACTCATTACGACCTGAGCTTGAGGATTTTTAAGGCCCGCAAAGCAACCTATGATACCCGCGCCACAAGCGAAATCTAGAATACGCCCCGATACCACTCTATCAATATTATCGAGCAGCAATTGTGTACCTATATCTAGCTCACCATGGCTGAATACACCCGGTAACGAACACACCTTAAAGGTGATATCAGACACGTGATACTCTGAAACATCTTGCCATTTAGTGATATCAAACGGCGCAACAGGTTTATCAATAACCGCTGCAAACATAGCGCAGTGCCGTGCCGAGTCGATTTTATTCACGTTATCTGAATAAGGCGTTAACAGCTTTGCAGCGCTTTTAATGCCGCCTTTATTCTCGCCAACCACCAGCAACGTAGCACCGGGTTTAAGACAAGCAGCAATATTCGCCAGCAACATTTGCCCATGCGCTTTCGCCTTGGGCAAATACAGCACTGCGCCATCAAACGATGCATCGGCTTCGTAAGCAGCAACAAATTGATGCTGAGAGTCGCGTCCTTGGCTTTTCGCCACTGCTATACTTTGCTCGTAAATGTCAAAAAACTGATGAAACCCGTGAATATCTGGATTGGTTAACTCTGAGAACACCTGCCCGTCTGTCGGATTTACGAGCAACCATTTACCCTGCTCCAGAAGTTCTTCGTTACGCAATAACACTTGGCTTGCTGCTGTTAACATTATGCTTCTCTCTCGAACATTAAGTCCCACACACCATGGCCTAAACGATGACCTCTTTGCTCAAACTTAGTCAAAGGGCGT from the Paraglaciecola mesophila genome contains:
- the glgA gene encoding glycogen synthase GlgA — encoded protein: MKVLFVVSEVEDLVKTGGLADVAKALPIALNEMGHEVCIVMPYYKTLAQQHPGEEWAEPQTLFASRKPYDFTIKRLQIGNVPVYAIDYPAYFSRDGLYSDSYHAYPDNAERFAFFAQGALQVAKALDFQPDIVHCNDWHTALTPYFMSIDDSGFFDRSRSVFTIHNGAYQGTHRFSDIPFLQPHYLLHSQLDGDALNFVRMGIRYAHKINAVSPNYAQELLTPLGSHHLYHEFQQRRSDLSGILNGCDYTQWDPINDPNIIQTYTADDMSGKEMCKIDLQREAQLPQDIGIPMVGMVCRLTEQKGFGYILPMLEQLMQHNVQLVIIGTGDPQISHTLRGVAERHPDKCAFIEAFSVQKAHMLEAGSDFFLMPSLFEPCGLNQMYSLAFGTLPIVRGVGGLKDTVTDLADNPEQATGFVFEHPDSEALLACIQRALLFYREYPQRFKETQMRAMHSRFTWQQAAKQYLALYNTALGG
- a CDS encoding protein-disulfide reductase DsbD, with the translated sequence MKLIQSFFLLLSLSLWSLSSLGQDNAFDSLFSNEPEFLKVDQAFVFDYVQNGNELIVTWDIADDYYLYQQQFKAVSKNATLGEPTFPKGEMKEDEFFDEPQEVYHHSVSVSYPILQSSDDSAVKIRYQGCAEAGLCYPPTTQVVYLNAVSGTQTAAGGESTLIGANSTAGKSVSQQFELADLLTGEQSLVWVLLIFLALGVGLAFTPCVFPMYPILSGIVIGQGKGISTSRAFILSFVYVQGMALTYSLLGLVVASAGVKFQAALQHPIILGVLIVIFVLLAMVMFGAYELQLPSRWQEKLNGMSNKQKSGSYFGVLLMGAISGLVASPCTTAPLTGILLYIAQSGDLLLGFSALYALSLGMGIPLILFGITGGKLLPKAGAWMNIIKVTFGFMMLAVALMFVERLVNHLITDILWSLLGLVTFSYFYVMNQASHVSFAKGIRALVIFIGLFASAMYGYQTLFPQTLTNTSHDQQSHPTFLVVKDLKDFEQKLAVANAQGKTVMVDLYADWCVACKEFEKYTFPDAQVVDALSNTVWMQIDLTDNTATNIAFQEHFSILGLPTILFFDTQGNEINGSRVTGFMQAPAFAAHAKSIL
- a CDS encoding FxsA family protein, with the protein product MGKLFLLFVLLPIIEISLLISVGEQIGGWNTVAIVVATAMIGSYLVRQQGISTLIHAQQKMQQGTIPGQEVAEGLLLVIAGVMLVTPGFVTDALGFLFCLPMTRPLIAKGLLAKLSVQVINQAQGGFSGQPGQGFGQRPSSNDDIIEGEYERKDDKKADTEKLNKPD
- the arcA gene encoding two-component system response regulator ArcA, giving the protein MLTPNILIVEDEVVTRTTLKSLFEAEGYNVFEAENGSEMHEFFENHAINLVIMDINLPGKNGLILAREVRDRKNIGLIFLTGRDNDVDRILGLEIGADDYLTKPFNPRELTIRARNLLTRTLNNAEDDDLPSRVSFNGWTLDGDSRSLISPSKKEFRLPRSEFRALHLFLSNPGKILTREQLIMEMTGRELRPNDRTVDVTIRRIRKHFESEVNADELIVTIHGEGYRFCGTVDV
- a CDS encoding sensor histidine kinase, with product MHAKSNFLSIKSLIIWVVMAITSLALLMATSINLYGQISSYRVQLINNVNIFSELISRNAVATIEDELNFNEERNLSTLSASDILENVHIYRFVENDKLEFFASYNKDGVAPVNAKFDRVDSLSEPTIDGSTVEMIREIKRDNGELLGYTYVRASADGLERLISRSIGIAVGVLLLSLLLCFLLTLKLQNTITAPIRNLAHLVQRISRHKDYSGRAKPSSIKELDILSDAFNAMMQRTQEHMQRQNEAEEEHRRLNVSLEEKVTQRTLALKEANSELIQTLEKLHQFQRQMVQNEKMASLGDMVAGVAHEVNTPIGLGVTASTMMLDRLATMEKDFENKTLKASSLSKFISEGQENLNIIYRNLNRAAELISSFKQVAVDQSSEIDRVFSFSKLMDEILLSMRPKLKSMKHVINIDCPEHLYVESKAGPINQIIINLIMNSIIHGFEHKDQGVINIKVALIADKKISVLFTDDGSGIPEYLRKRIFDPFVTTKRGQGGSGLGMHLVYNLVTQALNGSISLNSEEGHGVEFTIVFPVKKATLSAPHLN
- a CDS encoding class I SAM-dependent methyltransferase, with protein sequence MLTAASQVLLRNEELLEQGKWLLVNPTDGQVFSELTNPDIHGFHQFFDIYEQSIAVAKSQGRDSQHQFVAAYEADASFDGAVLYLPKAKAHGQMLLANIAACLKPGATLLVVGENKGGIKSAAKLLTPYSDNVNKIDSARHCAMFAAVIDKPVAPFDITKWQDVSEYHVSDITFKVCSLPGVFSHGELDIGTQLLLDNIDRVVSGRILDFACGAGIIGCFAGLKNPQAQVVMSDVSALAIYCSQITAQLNGIKAQVIPSNGLRSLTGKFAQVFTNPPFHTGIKTDYSVTEGFMQQLKNHLQDRGSLILVANKFLRYADELEKQFKSVQFLKETSKFSVYCCRR
- a CDS encoding alpha/beta hydrolase; translated protein: MLPHPMIKPFASVLLLFVVCFTASANIVSERVITLANSMQATYTQAQGQGQRQGQDNTQPKASVLLIHGWAGNMNEVGDMYKRLAAQLASHQIASLRINIRGESEGAKNGFRLTSTFASRVVDAEAGLAFLRLQYPDIPTGVVGFSLGGATAIKLMGLHPADINSVVLWSSAGDPALVGQSILSPEQMREVLESGEVKVPTWETLTVTKEHVLGMMGHDIYHNVSAYQGALLSIRGSEDYVQPIEKHLFPLTSSAVAEARVIQGADHIFNTFEQNRNYDERLIKQTVDWLVDTL